In a single window of the Candidatus Nanosynbacter featherlites genome:
- a CDS encoding DHH family phosphoesterase: MFDTAQQLIQSANNIVIIQAENPDGDSLGSSLALEEVLSDLGKTVTLYCPVDIPKYLRYIRGWDRVVGDFPAHADLTIIVDTSADILLSKVLETPGVRHFLETHPVLVVDHHTAESTLSFEHTMLSDTVVATGELLYQLFTHVGWTINQQAAENLLIAIMSDSLGLTTPNTTASTFHVAGELTELGASNAEIEERRREFMKKSPEILAYKGKLIERIEYLLDGQLALVHVPFEEIQAYSDAYNPGALIGDELRLVEGVALSCVIKTYPDGKLTARLRGNLPIADTVAGYFGGGGHPYAAGFRVYEEYDQIVRELVEATSRALEEVRQN; the protein is encoded by the coding sequence ATGTTTGATACCGCCCAACAACTTATCCAATCCGCCAACAACATCGTCATCATCCAAGCCGAAAACCCCGACGGCGACAGCCTGGGTTCTAGTTTGGCGCTGGAGGAGGTGCTGAGTGATTTGGGTAAAACCGTGACGTTGTATTGCCCGGTCGACATCCCCAAATATCTGCGGTATATCCGCGGTTGGGACCGGGTGGTTGGCGATTTTCCAGCCCATGCTGACCTGACCATCATCGTGGACACTAGCGCTGATATTTTGCTCAGCAAGGTCTTAGAGACGCCAGGCGTACGGCATTTTTTGGAGACGCATCCAGTCTTGGTCGTTGACCACCACACTGCCGAGTCAACGCTGAGCTTTGAGCATACCATGCTCTCTGACACGGTGGTGGCTACCGGGGAATTGCTATATCAATTATTCACCCATGTTGGCTGGACCATCAACCAGCAGGCCGCCGAAAATCTCCTCATCGCCATCATGTCTGACAGTCTGGGCCTCACCACACCAAACACCACTGCGTCAACCTTCCACGTGGCTGGTGAATTGACCGAGCTGGGCGCGTCCAACGCCGAAATTGAAGAGCGGCGGCGCGAATTCATGAAGAAATCCCCGGAGATTTTGGCGTACAAGGGAAAATTAATTGAGCGAATCGAATACTTGCTGGACGGGCAATTGGCGTTGGTGCACGTGCCATTTGAGGAAATCCAAGCCTACAGCGACGCCTACAACCCCGGCGCACTGATTGGCGACGAACTGCGACTGGTCGAGGGCGTGGCACTTTCCTGCGTCATTAAAACCTACCCCGATGGTAAACTGACGGCCCGCCTGCGCGGCAATTTACCGATCGCCGACACCGTGGCTGGCTACTTCGGCGGCGGTGGCCATCCGTACGCGGCCGGATTTCGTGTATATGAAGAGTATGACCAAATCGTACGGGAGCTGGTCGAGGCGACTAGCCGAGCCCTAGAAGAGGTACGACAGAACTAG